The stretch of DNA AGATGGCGGTGAAGGGAAAGGTGACCTAATATCTGCTCGATGCCGTGCCCGAACAAATAGCCGAGCGCGGTGAAAAGCTGTCCCCAGACCAGCGCGGCTGCGGCATTCAGGACGACGAATTTTCCGGTCGGTATCCGCGTCGTTCCGATGACGACAGGGCTGATCGTGCGCAACCCCACAAGGAAACGAAAGGCGAGGATGAAGCCTGTCGGATATTTTTCCAAAAGTTCGGTAACGCGGGCGAGCGCCGGCTTTTCCATCAGCCGCTGCACGAGCCTCCATCGGGCCGCGTAGCGGCCGGCGAAGAACCACAGTTGATCGCCGGCGAAAGATCCAGCCGTGGCCGCAAGCGACGCCGACCAATAGGGCAGCAGCCCGCGGTGGGAAATCACGCCGCCGAGGAAGGCGGCCGTTTCGCCTTCGAAGGCGGCGCCCAGAAAGATCGCCAGCAAGCCGTAATTTTCGATCAGCAGTTCGATGGACACGCGGGGTTCGCCTCCAGCTCTTCCCGAGGTCAGGTCACGGCTGGGCCGGCTTCAGATCGCCAAGCAGCGTCGGGATCAGCTCCGACACCGTCGGATGGATCGGCACCGCCCATTGCAAGGCGGGATAGGTCGTGCCCGCATTCATCGCGTCGACAAGCCCATGGATCACCTCGTCGCCTTCGATGCCCAAGATCGCGGCGCCGAGGATCTGCTTGGTCTCGGCATCGGCAATCACCTTCATAAAGCCCTTGGTCTCGCCGCGCTCGGTGGCGCGACCGACGCGGCTCATCGGCCGGGTCGAGACCATGATCCTGCGTCCCGACTCTCGCGCCTGCT from Rhizobium sp. N324 encodes:
- a CDS encoding DedA family protein translates to MSIELLIENYGLLAIFLGAAFEGETAAFLGGVISHRGLLPYWSASLAATAGSFAGDQLWFFAGRYAARWRLVQRLMEKPALARVTELLEKYPTGFILAFRFLVGLRTISPVVIGTTRIPTGKFVVLNAAAALVWGQLFTALGYLFGHGIEQILGHLSLHRHLLIAIAAAAVVTAAALAFRKMRPSAGHS